One Novosphingobium sp. G106 DNA segment encodes these proteins:
- the tsaD gene encoding tRNA (adenosine(37)-N6)-threonylcarbamoyltransferase complex transferase subunit TsaD, giving the protein MRVVLGIESSCDETAAALVQEDRVIVAQRIASQDEAHRPYGGVVPEIAARAHAEILTPLIAATLADAGMELGDVDAIAATAGPGLIGGVMVGLVTAKALAMASDKPLIAINHLEGHALSPRLADESLGFPYLLLLASGGHCQLLLVEGVGQYRRLATTIDDALGEAFDKTAKILGLGYPGGPAVERLAGEGDARKVPLPRPLLGSSEPHFSFAGLKSAVLRAKQAGIHADADIAASFQQAAVDCVIDRTGRAVAAAGPVTALVVAGGVAANKSIRAALEALAAEHGLRFAAPPLALCTDNAAMIAWAGVERLGQSDPLDFAARPRWPLDAAAEPVRGAGVKA; this is encoded by the coding sequence ATGAGGGTAGTCCTTGGTATCGAGAGCTCGTGCGACGAGACTGCCGCGGCGCTGGTGCAGGAAGACCGCGTCATCGTGGCCCAGCGGATCGCCTCACAGGACGAAGCACACCGGCCCTATGGCGGCGTCGTTCCCGAGATCGCCGCTCGCGCCCATGCCGAGATTCTGACCCCGCTGATCGCGGCGACTCTGGCCGATGCGGGCATGGAACTCGGCGATGTCGATGCCATTGCCGCGACCGCAGGGCCGGGGCTGATCGGCGGCGTGATGGTCGGGCTGGTGACTGCCAAGGCCCTGGCCATGGCAAGCGACAAGCCGCTGATCGCGATCAACCACCTCGAGGGCCACGCGCTGTCGCCGCGGCTGGCCGATGAGAGCCTCGGGTTTCCCTATCTGTTGCTGCTCGCCTCGGGCGGGCATTGCCAGCTGCTGCTGGTCGAGGGCGTCGGGCAATACCGCCGTCTCGCCACGACGATCGACGATGCGCTGGGGGAGGCTTTCGACAAGACCGCCAAAATCCTCGGCCTCGGATACCCCGGTGGCCCGGCGGTCGAGCGGCTGGCGGGCGAAGGCGATGCGCGTAAAGTCCCACTACCGCGCCCGCTGCTCGGCAGTTCGGAGCCGCATTTCTCCTTTGCCGGACTCAAGAGCGCCGTGCTGCGCGCCAAGCAGGCGGGTATCCATGCCGATGCCGATATTGCTGCCTCCTTCCAGCAGGCCGCGGTGGACTGCGTGATCGACCGTACCGGGCGCGCAGTCGCGGCCGCCGGACCGGTCACGGCGCTGGTCGTCGCGGGCGGCGTCGCGGCCAACAAGTCGATCCGCGCGGCGCTCGAGGCCTTGGCGGCCGAGCATGGTTTGCGCTTTGCCGCGCCGCCGCTGGCGCTCTGCACGGACAATGCCGCGATGATCGCCTGGGCCGGCGTCGAACGGCTGGGGCAGAGCGACCCGCTCGACTTCGCCGCCCGGCCGCGCTGGCCGCTCGACGCCGCGGCCGAGCCGGTGCGCGGCGCGGGAGTCAAGGCATGA
- a CDS encoding MASE4 domain-containing protein, with translation MLQDQPALMERLPDRTQILLAVAIGLVLLAGAFWVHALGEIRLQPVLIFIPVVDAILLVCDLVTTTLLFTQARVFRSRAYQALAAGYLFSAVICIAHCLSFPGALAPAGLLGGGISSSTWISIFWRGGFPIAIGAYALLKTGKPISARRSAIGITISVFGAFLVAIVLTLLATRGANQLPPLMAADGAWHYPNLGNAIAVLIGLCLIASTLLITRRHSRLDVWLMLSLSAWLIHVILIATTSGRFTLAWYFAYGLGMVSHVVVMLTLIAEKTEAYALLALSASALNREQYNRLMTLDAVTAAISHEAGQPLTAVSMNAMAGLNWLTRDRPDIDMAIKSLRATIEAGDRTAEVIKSIRAAFRKSPNETVEFDLNQLVRETTLLLHRELASKRIVVQLTLDQDLPSISADRVQMQRVLVNLFTNAIESLGETRDRPRHIAIRSAPIDDWQVQLEFSDTGIGIMPDKLAYVFEPFVTTKDKGTGLGLTLCRTIVEEHGGSVWASLENEHGVTFSLRMPRSGWSGFGDIQPHG, from the coding sequence GTGCTGCAAGATCAGCCGGCCCTGATGGAGAGACTGCCTGATCGGACGCAGATCCTGCTGGCGGTGGCTATCGGCCTTGTTCTGCTAGCCGGTGCTTTCTGGGTCCACGCGCTGGGCGAAATTCGGCTGCAGCCGGTCCTCATATTCATACCGGTGGTCGATGCGATTCTGCTCGTCTGCGATCTCGTCACCACCACCCTGCTTTTCACCCAGGCCCGCGTGTTTCGATCCCGCGCCTACCAGGCTCTCGCTGCGGGATATCTGTTCTCAGCAGTCATCTGCATCGCCCACTGCCTCTCTTTCCCCGGAGCATTGGCGCCGGCCGGGCTGCTCGGCGGGGGGATCAGCAGCAGCACGTGGATTTCGATATTCTGGCGTGGCGGCTTCCCGATCGCAATTGGCGCCTATGCCTTGCTCAAAACGGGAAAGCCGATCAGCGCGAGGCGGTCGGCGATCGGCATAACGATCAGCGTGTTCGGCGCTTTTCTGGTCGCGATCGTTCTCACGCTTCTGGCAACGCGCGGCGCGAACCAGCTCCCGCCGCTCATGGCCGCTGACGGCGCGTGGCACTATCCCAACCTCGGCAACGCCATCGCCGTCCTGATCGGGCTTTGTCTGATCGCGAGCACGCTGCTCATAACGCGGCGGCATTCGCGGCTCGACGTCTGGCTCATGCTTTCGCTCTCGGCCTGGCTCATCCATGTCATCCTGATCGCCACGACTTCCGGACGATTCACGCTGGCCTGGTATTTTGCCTATGGCTTGGGGATGGTGTCTCACGTCGTCGTCATGCTGACGTTGATTGCCGAAAAAACCGAAGCCTATGCCCTTTTGGCCCTGTCGGCCTCGGCGCTCAACCGCGAGCAATACAACCGCCTCATGACGCTCGATGCAGTGACGGCAGCAATCTCTCACGAAGCCGGCCAGCCGCTCACCGCCGTCTCCATGAATGCGATGGCCGGCTTGAACTGGCTTACCCGCGATCGGCCGGACATCGACATGGCGATCAAATCGCTGCGCGCCACAATCGAGGCCGGGGATCGAACCGCCGAGGTGATCAAGAGCATCCGGGCTGCGTTCCGCAAAAGCCCCAACGAAACGGTCGAATTCGACCTGAACCAACTCGTGCGTGAGACCACACTGTTGCTGCACCGCGAACTGGCCAGCAAGCGGATCGTGGTTCAGCTCACGCTCGATCAGGACCTGCCCTCCATCTCGGCCGATCGGGTCCAGATGCAGCGTGTGCTCGTCAATCTTTTCACCAATGCGATCGAATCCCTCGGCGAGACGCGCGACCGCCCCCGCCACATCGCCATTCGCTCAGCGCCGATCGACGATTGGCAGGTGCAGCTCGAATTCAGCGATACCGGCATCGGCATCATGCCCGACAAGCTGGCCTACGTCTTCGAACCATTCGTCACGACCAAGGACAAAGGCACGGGCCTTGGCCTGACGCTCTGTCGGACCATCGTGGAAGAGCATGGCGGAAGCGTCTGGGCCTCGCTCGAAAACGAGCATGGCGTCACCTTTTCCCTGCGAATGCCGCGCAGCGGCTGGTCAGGCTTTGGCGATATCCAGCCGCACGGATGA
- a CDS encoding VWA domain-containing protein: MRTARTLTATCIVALVAGCATSKQNQVGSAEGEDIVVTSQRAQDEPFSSPLIREHRRQADATSVPSPPPPPSAVAPSIAGKAMAPMPRQEQFSRAFVPPVMTATDPGTERYAGKEVSPVHIARNEPVSTFSVDVDTGAYANARRFLGLGQLPPRDAVRSEELINYFRYDYAAPATRDVPFTVTTDVAVTPWNPATRLMRIGLRGYDLPTAGSRPPANLVFLVDVSGSMSDEDKLPLVKSALAGLASELSPKDKVSIVVYAGAAGLVLEPTSDPAKIRAALDRLSAGGSTAGGAGLQLAYNIARDNFIQGGVNRILLATDGDFNVGVSDNKALIEMVEKQRDSGITLTTLGFGQGNYNEAMMEQIADHGNGNYAYIDSALEARKVLGDQMSATLFTIAKDVKIQVEFNPAQVSQYRLIGYENRALREEDFDNDKVDAGDIGAGHQVTAIYEIVPAGAQGWIGPRRYEDAAPSTAGKAGELAFVKLRYKMPDGKTSRLIERPVSARLMQTSARPTGDFAFATAVAAFGQSLRGDAMMNGFTHAQIAALAGRQQDFWRQEFLRLVGVAGSLAQAENTSEMEYKGG; this comes from the coding sequence ATGCGAACTGCCAGAACGCTTACCGCCACCTGTATCGTCGCACTCGTCGCCGGCTGCGCGACCTCGAAGCAGAACCAGGTCGGCTCGGCCGAGGGCGAGGACATCGTCGTCACCTCGCAGCGCGCGCAGGACGAACCGTTCTCAAGCCCGCTGATCCGCGAACACCGTCGGCAGGCCGATGCGACCTCGGTGCCGTCACCCCCGCCGCCGCCATCGGCCGTGGCCCCCTCGATCGCAGGCAAGGCGATGGCGCCGATGCCGCGGCAGGAACAGTTCTCCCGCGCCTTCGTGCCGCCGGTGATGACCGCGACCGATCCCGGCACCGAGCGCTATGCCGGCAAGGAAGTCAGTCCCGTCCACATCGCGCGGAACGAGCCCGTCTCGACCTTCTCGGTCGACGTCGACACCGGCGCCTATGCCAATGCCCGCCGCTTCCTCGGCCTCGGCCAGTTGCCGCCGCGGGATGCGGTGCGCAGCGAGGAACTGATCAACTATTTCCGCTATGACTACGCCGCGCCGGCAACGCGCGACGTGCCGTTCACGGTGACCACTGATGTCGCGGTGACGCCGTGGAACCCGGCGACGCGGCTGATGCGCATCGGCCTGCGCGGCTACGACCTGCCCACGGCAGGCTCGCGGCCGCCGGCGAACCTGGTGTTCCTCGTCGACGTCTCCGGCTCGATGTCGGACGAGGACAAGCTGCCGCTGGTCAAGAGCGCACTCGCGGGTCTTGCGAGTGAACTCAGCCCCAAGGACAAGGTCTCGATCGTCGTCTACGCCGGCGCCGCGGGCCTCGTGCTCGAGCCGACCAGCGATCCGGCCAAGATCCGCGCAGCGCTCGACCGGCTGTCCGCCGGCGGCTCGACCGCGGGCGGCGCCGGGCTCCAGCTCGCGTACAATATCGCGCGCGACAACTTCATCCAGGGCGGGGTCAACCGCATCCTCCTCGCCACCGACGGCGATTTCAACGTCGGCGTCAGCGACAACAAGGCGCTGATCGAAATGGTCGAGAAGCAGCGCGACAGCGGCATCACCTTGACCACGCTCGGCTTCGGCCAGGGCAACTACAACGAAGCGATGATGGAGCAGATCGCCGATCACGGGAACGGCAACTACGCCTACATCGACAGCGCGTTGGAAGCCCGCAAGGTGCTTGGCGACCAGATGAGCGCGACCCTGTTCACCATCGCCAAGGACGTGAAGATCCAGGTCGAGTTCAACCCGGCCCAAGTCAGCCAGTACCGCCTGATCGGCTACGAGAACCGGGCGCTGCGCGAGGAGGACTTCGACAACGACAAGGTCGATGCCGGTGACATCGGCGCCGGGCATCAGGTGACCGCGATCTACGAGATCGTGCCCGCGGGCGCGCAGGGCTGGATCGGCCCACGGCGCTACGAGGATGCCGCGCCAAGCACGGCGGGGAAGGCGGGCGAGCTGGCTTTCGTCAAGCTCCGCTACAAGATGCCCGACGGCAAGACCTCGCGGCTGATCGAGCGGCCGGTTTCGGCGCGGCTGATGCAGACCAGCGCGCGGCCTACGGGCGATTTCGCCTTCGCCACGGCGGTCGCCGCCTTCGGCCAGTCTCTGCGCGGCGATGCCATGATGAACGGCTTCACCCACGCCCAGATCGCTGCTTTGGCCGGACGGCAGCAGGATTTCTGGCGGCAGGAGTTCCTGCGGCTGGTCGGCGTGGCGGGATCGCTCGCTCAAGCTGAAAATACCTCCGAAATGGAGTATAAAGGAGGCTGA
- a CDS encoding nuclear transport factor 2 family protein, whose translation MDKDAMIDIAERSMHYQDIGEVEQQIALYAEDCTFKMPTTAVPMSGLDELRKSVAAWPKAETKAEWFNAEGNRLVMCWNWRGVGENWPKDMPLLRGISIFEFNEAGLIQRYEDFFDPDWMSRHAGKAAA comes from the coding sequence ATGGACAAGGACGCGATGATCGATATCGCCGAGCGGTCGATGCACTACCAGGACATCGGCGAGGTCGAGCAGCAGATCGCGCTCTATGCCGAGGACTGCACGTTCAAGATGCCGACCACCGCGGTGCCGATGTCGGGCCTCGACGAGTTGCGCAAGTCGGTCGCGGCTTGGCCCAAGGCGGAGACCAAGGCCGAGTGGTTCAATGCCGAGGGCAACCGCCTCGTCATGTGCTGGAACTGGCGCGGGGTCGGCGAGAACTGGCCCAAGGATATGCCGCTGCTGCGCGGCATCTCGATCTTTGAGTTCAACGAGGCCGGACTGATCCAGCGCTACGAAGATTTCTTCGATCCGGACTGGATGAGCAGGCACGCCGGCAAGGCGGCCGCCTGA
- a CDS encoding VWA domain-containing protein — translation MATSTGIRCGALLASVACVLGVSAVFMTSVDGRLGRTADRSASAPQNKFGFAEALDTGPRLSDLFSVPAAPPARVTSIDIREEAYRAPPPAPMVVYGPRAENRERYDGKEVSPVHLAASEPVSTFSVDVDTGAYANSRRFLNQGQLPPQAAVRTEELVNYFRYDYPRPTDRSVPFTVTTDVAATPWNPATRLMRIGLRGYDLPVNGARPAANLVFLVDVSGSMDEPDKLPLVKAALSGLAGQLSPRDRVSIVVYAGAAGVVLEPTNSAAQVRSALDRLQAGGSTAGGEGLKLAYATARRSFIPGGVNRVLLATDGDFNVGISDTKQLIGMIERERDSGVTLTTLGFGQGNFNDAMMEQIADHGNGNYAYIDSAQEGRKVLGEQMNSTLFTIAKDVKIQIEFNPAEVAQYRLLGYENRALREEDFDNDLVDAGDIGAGHQVTAIYEIVPAGAKGWIGARRYAATPQGTGKPGELAFVKLRYKLPDGAASRLLTRPVPASLLATRARPAGDFAFATAVAAFGQRLRGDAMLNGFSNRQIASLAGPQRDAWRQEFLRLVDLAGSLVRNESTALPEHRGG, via the coding sequence ATGGCAACGTCGACCGGTATTCGCTGCGGCGCGCTTTTGGCGTCGGTAGCTTGCGTTCTGGGTGTTTCCGCCGTGTTCATGACGTCGGTAGACGGCAGGCTCGGCCGAACGGCCGATCGCAGCGCAAGCGCGCCGCAGAACAAGTTTGGTTTTGCCGAGGCTCTGGACACCGGGCCGCGCCTGTCGGACCTGTTCAGCGTGCCTGCTGCTCCGCCGGCCAGGGTGACCTCGATCGACATCCGCGAGGAAGCCTACCGCGCTCCGCCGCCGGCCCCGATGGTCGTCTACGGCCCGCGTGCGGAAAATCGCGAGCGCTATGACGGGAAGGAGGTCAGCCCGGTTCACCTCGCGGCGAGCGAGCCCGTCTCGACGTTCTCGGTCGACGTCGATACCGGCGCCTATGCCAACAGCCGCCGCTTCCTTAACCAGGGACAGTTGCCGCCGCAGGCCGCGGTGCGCACCGAGGAACTCGTCAACTACTTCCGCTACGACTATCCCAGGCCGACCGACCGCAGCGTGCCGTTCACCGTCACGACCGACGTGGCGGCAACGCCGTGGAACCCGGCGACGCGGCTCATGCGCATCGGCCTGCGCGGCTATGACCTGCCGGTGAACGGCGCGCGGCCGGCGGCCAATCTCGTCTTCCTGGTCGACGTCTCGGGCTCGATGGACGAGCCCGACAAGCTGCCGCTGGTCAAGGCGGCGCTTTCGGGCCTGGCCGGCCAGCTGAGCCCACGCGACCGGGTTTCGATCGTTGTCTATGCGGGCGCGGCCGGCGTGGTGCTCGAGCCGACGAACAGCGCGGCACAGGTTCGCTCCGCGCTCGACAGGCTGCAGGCGGGCGGCTCGACCGCGGGCGGCGAGGGGCTGAAGCTGGCCTATGCCACGGCGCGCCGCAGCTTCATTCCGGGCGGCGTCAACCGTGTGCTGCTGGCCACCGACGGCGATTTCAACGTCGGCATTTCGGACACCAAGCAGCTGATCGGCATGATCGAGCGAGAGCGCGACAGCGGGGTCACCTTGACGACGCTGGGCTTCGGTCAGGGCAATTTCAACGACGCGATGATGGAGCAGATCGCCGACCACGGGAACGGCAACTACGCCTACATCGACAGCGCCCAGGAAGGGCGCAAGGTGCTGGGCGAGCAGATGAATTCGACCCTGTTCACGATCGCTAAGGACGTGAAGATCCAGATCGAGTTCAACCCGGCCGAAGTCGCCCAGTATCGCCTGCTCGGCTACGAGAACCGCGCGCTGCGGGAAGAGGATTTCGACAACGACCTCGTCGATGCGGGCGACATCGGCGCGGGCCATCAGGTGACCGCGATCTACGAGATCGTGCCCGCGGGCGCCAAGGGCTGGATCGGGGCGCGGCGCTATGCCGCGACGCCGCAGGGCACCGGCAAGCCCGGTGAGCTCGCTTTCGTCAAGCTGCGCTACAAGCTGCCCGACGGCGCGGCTTCGCGCCTGCTCACGCGTCCGGTGCCCGCCAGCCTCCTGGCGACGCGCGCGCGGCCGGCGGGCGACTTCGCTTTCGCGACGGCCGTGGCCGCATTCGGTCAGCGGCTGCGCGGCGACGCCATGCTCAACGGCTTCTCCAATCGGCAGATCGCCTCGCTCGCCGGGCCGCAGCGCGATGCCTGGCGGCAGGAGTTCCTCCGACTGGTGGACCTGGCGGGATCGCTTGTCCGCAACGAAAGCACGGCCCTGCCCGAGCACCGGGGCGGCTGA
- a CDS encoding NAD(P)H-dependent glycerol-3-phosphate dehydrogenase: protein MTLRQAQGGRIGVIGGGAWGTALAQALASDGSEVVLWAREPELVAEINTSRTNSLFLPSAKLTDTVRATGDIAELGGLPALLAVVPAQFLASVLAGLPDGDRDLVLCAKGIEAGTGRLMADVARDAAPAARLAVLSGPTFAHEVAAGLPTAVTLACAGGEAQWQRLSPLIARKALRPYYSDDVIGAEIGGAVKNVLAIACGVVDGLQLGQNARAALIARGYAEMLRFGLARGARGETLSGLCGLGDLVLTCSSTSSRNFSLGKALGEGQSAAQALSGKSSVAEGAATAPVLAELARAGGIDMPIVEAVCRLLAGEAPAREVVSDLLARPLKAEQEGSA, encoded by the coding sequence ATGACCCTTCGACAAGCTCAGGGCGGACGGATCGGAGTCATCGGCGGCGGCGCCTGGGGCACGGCACTGGCTCAGGCCTTGGCCAGCGACGGAAGCGAGGTCGTCCTCTGGGCGCGCGAGCCCGAGCTGGTCGCCGAGATCAATACGAGCCGCACCAACAGCCTGTTCCTGCCGAGCGCGAAACTGACTGATACCGTGCGCGCTACTGGCGACATCGCCGAGCTTGGCGGCCTTCCCGCGCTGCTCGCGGTCGTCCCCGCGCAGTTCCTCGCTTCGGTGCTTGCGGGCCTGCCCGATGGCGACCGCGATCTCGTGCTCTGCGCCAAGGGGATCGAGGCCGGCACCGGCCGCTTGATGGCCGACGTCGCGCGCGATGCCGCGCCGGCGGCCCGGCTGGCCGTGCTTTCGGGACCGACATTTGCGCACGAAGTCGCGGCCGGGCTGCCGACGGCGGTGACGCTCGCCTGCGCGGGCGGCGAGGCGCAGTGGCAGCGGCTTTCGCCGCTGATCGCGCGGAAGGCACTCAGGCCCTACTATTCGGACGACGTGATCGGCGCCGAGATCGGCGGCGCGGTGAAGAACGTGCTGGCGATCGCCTGCGGCGTGGTCGACGGCCTGCAACTCGGCCAGAATGCCCGCGCAGCGCTGATCGCGCGCGGCTATGCCGAGATGCTGCGTTTCGGCCTCGCGCGCGGCGCCCGCGGCGAGACGCTGTCGGGACTTTGCGGCCTCGGTGATCTCGTGCTGACCTGCTCTTCGACTTCCAGCCGCAATTTCTCGCTCGGCAAGGCGCTGGGCGAGGGGCAGAGCGCCGCCCAAGCGCTTTCGGGCAAGAGCAGCGTCGCCGAAGGCGCTGCAACCGCACCGGTCCTCGCCGAACTGGCCCGCGCGGGCGGCATCGACATGCCGATCGTCGAAGCGGTCTGCCGCTTGCTCGCGGGCGAAGCGCCGGCGCGCGAGGTTGTTTCTGATCTTCTCGCGCGCCCGCTCAAGGCCGAGCAGGAGGGCAGCGCTTGA
- a CDS encoding uroporphyrinogen-III synthase: MIPVVVIRPQPGCDATVEAARALGIDAQGFPLFDVCAVEWEPPAPDSFDAIVLGSANAPRHAGPALAAYAGKPTYAVGAVTAEVARQAGLDVVVTGTGGLKAVMGDLAPEHRRLLRLAGRERTMLIPPPPVSMQERVVYASEPLPLPEAFRALLRTPALVMLHSAEAAHRFAALCDKHHVDRSNVALAALGPRVARAAGSGWAALQAAEAPSDAAMLALARQMCQTPRADNCGAGA, from the coding sequence ATGATCCCCGTCGTCGTCATCCGCCCGCAGCCCGGCTGCGACGCCACGGTCGAGGCCGCCCGCGCGCTCGGGATCGATGCGCAGGGCTTCCCGCTGTTCGACGTGTGCGCCGTGGAATGGGAGCCACCGGCGCCGGACAGCTTCGACGCGATCGTCCTGGGTAGCGCCAACGCGCCGCGGCATGCCGGCCCCGCGCTTGCTGCCTATGCCGGCAAACCCACCTATGCGGTTGGCGCAGTCACGGCGGAAGTCGCGCGTCAGGCCGGGCTCGACGTCGTGGTGACTGGGACCGGCGGGCTCAAGGCGGTGATGGGCGATCTCGCGCCCGAGCACCGCCGGCTGCTGCGCCTCGCCGGGCGCGAGCGGACGATGCTGATACCGCCGCCACCCGTGTCGATGCAGGAGCGTGTGGTCTATGCCAGCGAGCCGCTGCCGCTGCCGGAAGCGTTCCGCGCGCTGCTGCGCACGCCCGCGTTGGTCATGTTGCATTCGGCGGAGGCCGCGCACCGTTTCGCGGCGCTCTGCGACAAGCATCACGTCGACCGGTCGAACGTTGCCCTCGCCGCACTGGGGCCGCGGGTCGCGCGCGCGGCGGGCAGCGGTTGGGCTGCACTCCAGGCGGCAGAGGCCCCCAGCGACGCTGCCATGCTGGCCTTGGCGCGGCAGATGTGCCAAACCCCGCGCGCCGACAACTGCGGTGCAGGAGCTTGA
- a CDS encoding lipopolysaccharide biosynthesis protein, which yields MSAEAPSAASSAEREDIAAIAKGGRTNLLGFPLRLSGRIPFLLIAGRLYGADALGRLASALVIIEFVALLSSVGLKRGLARRLTEEDAHPANAVGDAMLISIVVGAVAALALFLFPAPMFPSGRYSIYDLMLPLAIIPITVTDIALAALAYRFNVGATVKARSIVEPWTISGSALAFYYLVPGGPEGGLALSFIFANVCTCAAAVVPLLRAYGLPQNWKPHPLHLLGLARANLPLALAEGVEWGSRRLDVFILGMFVSPAAVGVYYIAQQVASLPQKLKTSFEPILGPVITRSLKERDYAAIARQVCQVGFWITAAQCGIALALGIPGEGVMGLVGPHFVGGTGALAFLLAAEVVAATAVVADSALIYMARMKNLFISLATILLQAGLTVGGILLVGELDLTDTEKGLYRAAAAAAALMLSLAVASVGKSLLLSRLLHERINNWRWSLVWAIAAASVVGWAATQFLPEWAELIFGIPAILAVYCWVIWNKGFGPEDRVLFRKSAPA from the coding sequence TTGAGCGCGGAAGCCCCCAGCGCCGCCAGTTCTGCCGAGCGCGAAGACATCGCCGCGATCGCCAAGGGCGGCCGCACCAATCTGCTGGGCTTTCCGCTCCGGCTGTCGGGGCGCATCCCCTTCCTGCTGATCGCCGGCCGGCTCTATGGAGCCGACGCGCTGGGGCGTCTCGCCTCGGCGCTGGTCATCATCGAGTTCGTGGCCCTGCTCAGCTCGGTCGGCCTCAAGCGCGGTCTTGCCCGCCGCCTGACCGAAGAGGATGCGCACCCGGCCAATGCGGTCGGCGATGCCATGCTGATCTCGATCGTCGTCGGCGCCGTTGCGGCCCTGGCGCTGTTCCTGTTCCCCGCGCCGATGTTCCCGAGCGGGCGCTATTCGATCTACGATCTGATGCTGCCGCTGGCGATCATCCCGATCACCGTGACCGACATCGCGCTGGCCGCACTGGCCTATCGCTTCAACGTCGGCGCGACGGTCAAGGCGCGTTCGATCGTCGAGCCCTGGACGATCTCGGGCAGCGCCCTGGCGTTCTACTACCTCGTTCCGGGCGGTCCCGAAGGCGGCCTCGCGCTCTCCTTCATCTTCGCCAACGTCTGCACTTGCGCCGCTGCGGTCGTGCCCTTGCTGCGCGCCTATGGCCTGCCGCAGAACTGGAAGCCGCATCCGCTGCACCTGCTGGGCCTCGCCCGCGCCAACCTGCCGCTCGCTCTGGCCGAGGGCGTCGAATGGGGTTCGCGCCGGCTCGACGTGTTCATCCTCGGCATGTTCGTCAGCCCCGCCGCCGTGGGCGTCTATTACATCGCGCAGCAGGTCGCGAGCCTGCCGCAGAAGCTCAAGACCAGCTTCGAGCCCATCCTGGGCCCGGTCATCACGCGCAGCCTCAAGGAGCGCGACTATGCGGCCATCGCGCGCCAGGTCTGCCAGGTCGGCTTCTGGATAACCGCGGCGCAGTGCGGCATCGCACTGGCGCTCGGAATCCCGGGCGAAGGCGTGATGGGCCTGGTCGGCCCGCACTTCGTCGGCGGCACCGGCGCGCTTGCGTTCCTGCTGGCCGCGGAAGTCGTCGCCGCGACCGCGGTCGTGGCCGATTCCGCGCTGATCTACATGGCGCGGATGAAGAACCTGTTCATCTCGCTCGCGACGATCCTGCTGCAGGCCGGGCTGACCGTGGGGGGTATCCTGCTGGTCGGCGAGCTCGACCTGACCGACACCGAGAAGGGCCTTTACCGCGCCGCCGCTGCAGCCGCGGCGCTGATGCTTTCGCTGGCCGTGGCGTCGGTCGGCAAGTCGCTGCTGCTGTCGCGGCTGCTGCACGAGCGGATCAACAACTGGCGCTGGTCGCTGGTCTGGGCGATCGCGGCTGCCTCGGTGGTCGGCTGGGCCGCGACGCAGTTCCTGCCGGAATGGGCGGAGCTGATCTTCGGCATACCCGCCATCCTTGCCGTCTACTGCTGGGTGATCTGGAACAAGGGTTTCGGGCCCGAGGACCGCGTGCTGTTCCGCAAGAGCGCCCCGGCCTGA
- the hemC gene encoding hydroxymethylbilane synthase — protein MIAAHGLTEADVELVTVTASGDRIQDRPLADIGGKALWTKELDAALLSGEIDFAVHSAKDVETIRPAGITIAAILPREDVRDVLVGAASITALPQGARVGTSAPRRAAMLLHARPDCTVVPIRGNVATRLAKLAAGEADATFLAAAGLNRLGENGTGHALPADEWLPAPGQAAIAIECRADDAETQRLLAAIDHAPSRHAVLAERALLAALGGNCHSPVAVLTHAEGETLTLRTAVFSPDGAERADAEATFAATDSTGPARLAADLLARATPAITAYFTGPHLAES, from the coding sequence CTGATTGCCGCGCACGGCTTAACCGAAGCTGACGTCGAACTGGTGACCGTCACCGCCAGCGGCGACCGCATCCAGGACCGGCCGCTGGCAGATATCGGCGGCAAGGCGCTCTGGACCAAGGAGCTAGACGCCGCGCTCCTGTCGGGCGAGATCGATTTCGCGGTCCATTCAGCCAAGGACGTCGAGACGATCCGCCCCGCCGGCATCACGATCGCCGCGATTCTGCCGCGCGAGGATGTACGCGACGTGCTGGTCGGCGCGGCGAGCATCACCGCCTTGCCGCAGGGCGCGCGCGTCGGCACCAGCGCGCCGCGCCGCGCCGCGATGCTGCTCCACGCCCGCCCCGACTGCACGGTCGTGCCGATCCGCGGCAATGTCGCGACGCGGCTCGCCAAGCTGGCGGCGGGCGAGGCCGACGCTACCTTCCTCGCCGCCGCCGGGCTCAACCGGCTGGGCGAGAACGGCACCGGCCATGCCCTGCCCGCCGACGAATGGCTGCCCGCGCCGGGCCAGGCTGCCATCGCCATCGAATGCCGCGCCGACGACGCCGAGACACAGCGCCTGCTCGCCGCGATCGACCACGCCCCCAGCCGCCACGCCGTGCTCGCCGAACGCGCGCTGCTCGCCGCGCTCGGCGGCAATTGCCACAGCCCGGTCGCGGTGCTGACCCATGCCGAGGGCGAAACGCTGACCCTGCGCACCGCGGTGTTCAGCCCGGACGGCGCCGAGCGCGCCGATGCCGAAGCAACCTTTGCCGCCACCGATTCCACCGGCCCCGCGCGGCTCGCCGCCGATCTGCTCGCGCGCGCCACGCCGGCGATCACTGCCTACTTCACCGGGCCGCACCTGGCAGAGTCATGA